In Pseudomonas sp. Leaf58, one DNA window encodes the following:
- a CDS encoding dipeptidase — protein sequence MTTPRWNKALFISLAAAVAAGAGFAAWHYFATPAGYSREVTRQANDLQARIISFDSHVTLPLTFGTEGSEADKDGNGRFDLAKAARGRLSGAALTVFAWPESWTGNDGPHRPTPGFVEAARHTQEVRYNAITAMVRDFPQQVGIAYTPQDLRRLHGEGKFAVFISMLNAYALGDDIDQLDRWAARGVRMFGFSYVGNNSWADSSRPLPFFNDTADALEGLSALGKRAVQRLNELGVIIDVSQMSSKALAQAVALSRAPVVASHSAPRAMVDIDRNLSDKELQLIKDSGGVVQLVAFSTYLKPLSSKTQDQLNALRARYDLPPLANLNYALMPGDPVIAGWPEQKVGAYANALYGILEEEPVATLKDYGDAIDYTVRKVGIDHVGLSSDFNEGGGIDGWQDASQARNVTAELISRGYSEADIAKLWGGNFLRVWEQVQRAAQPVASSSP from the coding sequence ATGACGACTCCACGCTGGAACAAAGCCCTGTTTATCAGCCTGGCCGCGGCGGTTGCCGCCGGTGCCGGGTTTGCCGCCTGGCACTACTTCGCCACACCTGCCGGCTATTCCAGGGAGGTGACCCGCCAAGCCAACGACCTGCAGGCACGCATCATCTCGTTCGACAGCCACGTCACCCTGCCGCTGACCTTCGGCACCGAGGGCAGTGAGGCCGACAAGGATGGCAATGGCCGCTTCGACCTGGCCAAGGCCGCACGCGGGCGCTTGTCGGGCGCCGCCCTTACCGTCTTCGCCTGGCCAGAGTCCTGGACCGGCAACGATGGCCCGCACCGCCCTACCCCAGGCTTCGTCGAGGCCGCCCGGCATACTCAGGAAGTGCGCTACAACGCCATCACCGCCATGGTTCGCGACTTCCCGCAACAAGTCGGCATTGCCTATACGCCACAAGACCTGCGGCGTCTGCACGGCGAAGGCAAGTTTGCGGTGTTCATCAGCATGCTCAACGCCTACGCCCTGGGCGACGACATCGACCAGCTCGACCGCTGGGCCGCACGCGGTGTGCGCATGTTCGGTTTCAGCTACGTGGGCAACAACAGCTGGGCCGACTCCTCGCGCCCGCTGCCGTTTTTCAATGACACTGCCGATGCCCTGGAGGGCCTGTCAGCGCTGGGCAAGCGCGCGGTGCAACGGCTCAATGAGCTGGGCGTGATCATCGATGTGTCGCAGATGTCGAGCAAGGCGCTGGCCCAAGCCGTGGCCCTTAGCCGCGCCCCGGTGGTGGCCTCGCACTCGGCGCCACGGGCCATGGTCGACATTGACCGCAACCTCTCCGACAAGGAATTGCAACTGATCAAGGACAGCGGCGGGGTGGTCCAGCTGGTGGCCTTCTCCACCTACCTCAAGCCGCTGAGCAGCAAAACCCAGGACCAACTCAACGCCCTGCGCGCCCGCTACGACCTGCCGCCGCTGGCCAACCTCAATTACGCGCTGATGCCCGGCGACCCGGTGATCGCCGGCTGGCCCGAGCAGAAGGTCGGCGCGTACGCCAACGCGTTGTACGGCATTCTCGAGGAGGAGCCCGTGGCCACGCTCAAGGACTATGGCGACGCCATCGACTACACCGTACGCAAGGTCGGCATCGACCACGTCGGCCTGAGCTCGGACTTCAACGAAGGCGGCGGTATCGACGGCTGGCAGGACGCCAGCCAAGCACGCAATGTCACCGCCGAGCTGATCAGCCGCGGCTACTCCGAAGCCGATATTGCCAAGCTTTGGGGCGGCAACTTCCTGCGGGTGTGGGAACAGGTGCAGCGCGCCGCGCAACCTGTTGCCAGCTCCTCTCCCTGA
- a CDS encoding sigma-70 family RNA polymerase sigma factor has protein sequence MEHYYRELVGFLSARLGNRQAAEDVAHDAYLRVLERTGAERIEHPRAFLYRTALNLVVDRHRRHQVRQAEPLEVLDSDERWHTPAPAHGMQLDQRLALMQRALDELSKVCRECFLLRKLEGLSHQQIAQHLGISRSLVEKHIVNAMKHCRMRMREWEC, from the coding sequence GTGGAACATTACTATCGCGAACTGGTGGGTTTCCTTTCTGCGCGCCTGGGCAATCGTCAGGCCGCCGAAGACGTAGCGCATGATGCCTACCTGCGGGTGCTGGAGCGCACCGGCGCCGAGCGCATCGAGCACCCGCGTGCCTTTCTTTACCGCACCGCGCTCAACCTGGTAGTCGACCGCCACCGGCGCCACCAGGTGCGCCAGGCCGAACCGCTGGAGGTGCTGGACAGCGACGAACGCTGGCACACCCCGGCGCCAGCCCACGGCATGCAGCTTGACCAGCGCCTGGCGCTGATGCAGCGCGCCCTGGATGAGCTGAGCAAGGTGTGCCGCGAGTGCTTCCTGTTGCGCAAGCTCGAGGGCCTGTCACACCAACAAATTGCCCAGCATTTGGGCATTTCCCGCAGCCTGGTGGAAAAGCACATCGTCAATGCCATGAAGCACTGCAGGATGCGCATGCGCGAATGGGAATGCTGA
- a CDS encoding MacB family efflux pump subunit has protein sequence MSTPLIELVDIRKSYGGVDTPKVDILHGISLRIYPGEFVAIVGASGSGKSTLMNILGCLDQPTSGHYRFAGKDVATLGSDELAWLRREAFGFVFQGYHLIPSGSAQENVEMPAIYAGIAASERHARANALLGRLGLASRTGNRPHQLSGGQQQRVSIARALMNGGHIILADEPTGALDSHSGTEVMALLDELASQGHVIILITHDRNVAARAQRVIEISDGLITRDSATAPPPADNGQGLQADELRQRLDRGATLRGAWKGELLEALQAAWRVMWVNRFRTALTLLGIVIGVASVVVMLAVGEGSKRQVMAQMAAFGSNILYLNGKPASLGEQAGTITLHDVAAIGQLPQVKHVMPVIGEKMMVRHGNNSQQFYVGGNNTEFPDIFNWPAVEGSFYTAADEANAAAVAVIGQKVREKMLDPGRDPLGQYILIGNVPFQVVGILAGKGASSGDQDSDGRIVVPYSAAAIRLFGQRDPDYIAVAALDSTQVNQAEAAIDKLLRQRHSGRQDFELTNDAALIQAEARTQNSLSLMLGAIAAISLLVGGIGVMNIMLMTVRERTREIGIRMATGARQRDILRQFLSEAVMLSMVGGVAGIVLALAIGGALVVAEVAVAFALPAMLGAFACAVVTGIVFGFMPARKAARLDPVKALTSE, from the coding sequence ATGAGCACGCCCTTGATCGAGCTGGTCGACATCCGTAAGTCCTACGGCGGCGTCGATACACCCAAGGTCGATATCCTCCATGGCATCAGCCTGCGCATCTACCCCGGTGAATTCGTCGCCATCGTCGGCGCCTCCGGCTCCGGCAAGTCGACCTTGATGAACATCCTCGGCTGCCTCGACCAGCCCACCTCTGGCCACTACCGCTTCGCCGGCAAGGACGTGGCCACGCTGGGCAGCGACGAGTTGGCCTGGCTGCGCCGTGAGGCGTTTGGCTTCGTGTTCCAGGGCTACCACCTGATCCCCTCAGGTTCGGCCCAGGAAAACGTCGAAATGCCAGCCATCTATGCCGGCATCGCCGCCAGCGAACGCCACGCCCGCGCCAATGCCCTGCTTGGCCGCCTGGGCCTGGCCAGCCGCACGGGCAACCGCCCGCACCAGTTGTCCGGCGGCCAGCAGCAACGGGTGTCGATTGCCCGGGCCTTGATGAACGGCGGCCATATCATCCTCGCCGACGAACCCACCGGCGCCCTCGACAGCCACAGCGGCACCGAGGTAATGGCATTGCTCGACGAACTGGCCAGCCAGGGCCACGTGATCATCCTGATCACCCATGACCGCAACGTGGCGGCGCGGGCGCAGCGCGTGATCGAGATCAGTGACGGCCTGATCACCCGTGATTCGGCCACCGCCCCGCCCCCAGCCGACAACGGACAAGGCCTGCAGGCCGACGAATTGCGCCAGCGCCTGGACCGTGGCGCGACCTTGCGCGGGGCCTGGAAAGGCGAATTGCTCGAAGCCCTGCAGGCTGCCTGGCGGGTGATGTGGGTCAACCGCTTCCGCACCGCCCTGACCCTGCTCGGCATCGTCATCGGCGTGGCCTCGGTGGTGGTGATGCTGGCCGTGGGCGAAGGCAGCAAGCGCCAGGTCATGGCGCAGATGGCCGCCTTTGGCTCGAACATCCTCTATCTCAACGGCAAGCCGGCGAGCCTGGGTGAACAGGCCGGCACCATCACCCTTCACGATGTCGCCGCCATTGGCCAACTACCGCAGGTCAAGCACGTGATGCCGGTGATCGGCGAAAAGATGATGGTGCGCCACGGCAACAACAGCCAGCAGTTCTATGTGGGCGGCAACAACACCGAGTTCCCCGATATCTTCAACTGGCCGGCGGTGGAAGGCAGTTTCTACACCGCTGCCGATGAAGCCAACGCCGCAGCAGTGGCGGTGATTGGCCAGAAGGTGCGGGAAAAGATGCTCGACCCCGGGCGCGACCCGTTGGGGCAGTACATTCTGATCGGCAATGTGCCGTTCCAGGTAGTCGGCATCCTCGCCGGCAAGGGCGCCAGCTCTGGCGACCAGGACAGCGACGGGCGCATCGTGGTGCCCTACTCCGCCGCCGCCATCCGCCTGTTCGGCCAACGCGACCCGGACTACATCGCCGTCGCCGCCCTCGACTCCACCCAAGTCAACCAAGCCGAAGCGGCCATCGACAAGCTGCTGCGCCAACGCCATAGCGGCCGCCAGGACTTCGAACTGACCAACGACGCCGCCTTGATCCAGGCCGAAGCGCGCACGCAGAACAGCCTGTCGCTGATGCTCGGGGCCATTGCCGCGATCTCGCTACTGGTGGGCGGCATCGGCGTGATGAACATCATGCTGATGACCGTGCGCGAGCGCACCCGCGAAATCGGCATCCGCATGGCCACCGGCGCACGCCAGCGCGACATTCTGCGGCAATTTCTCAGCGAGGCGGTGATGCTGTCGATGGTCGGCGGCGTGGCCGGCATCGTCCTGGCCCTGGCCATCGGCGGCGCCCTGGTAGTGGCCGAAGTGGCGGTGGCCTTTGCCCTGCCCGCCATGCTCGGGGCCTTCGCCTGCGCCGTCGTCACCGGCATCGTGTTCGGCTTCATGCCAGCGCGCAAGGCTGCCCGCCTCGACCCGGTCAAAGCCCTTACCAGCGAATAA
- a CDS encoding aminotransferase class V-fold PLP-dependent enzyme has translation MNDRRTFLKQAGLLAAALPLSGPGPLLPAAHAAPAKPATADDWAAFRGLFELDPTYAHFANFLITSHPRPVREAIEALRARFDRHPARMVDWDSQSEWKHEAAVREWAARYLEVTPRQIALTGSTTEGLGLIYGGLKIAPGQEILTTVHEHSAARHTLGFRTTRDGTPVRRLRLFDDPAKVSSDQVLATIAGAIAPKTRVLGMTWVHSGSGVKLPVGEIGALVREVNRQRDEHDQIIYVIDGVHGFGVEDMRFADLNCDYFIAGTHKWMFGPRGTGIICAASTEIKQLTPTLATFSQNEDFATVMTPGGYHAFEHRWALGKAFELHLQLGKAKVQARIHGLNDYLRQRLQALPAIELVTPHSARYSAGFTFFRVKGQDADQVAQHLNSQRIVVDAVSRDVGPVVRTAPGLLNTEAEIERLVAVLKRHLRA, from the coding sequence ATGAACGACCGTCGCACTTTTCTCAAGCAGGCTGGCCTGCTGGCCGCCGCCCTGCCCCTGAGCGGCCCCGGCCCGTTACTGCCAGCCGCCCACGCGGCACCTGCCAAGCCCGCCACTGCCGATGACTGGGCCGCGTTTCGCGGCCTGTTCGAGCTGGACCCGACCTACGCACACTTCGCCAACTTTTTGATCACCTCGCACCCCAGGCCAGTGCGTGAAGCCATCGAGGCCCTGCGTGCCCGCTTCGACCGCCACCCGGCCCGCATGGTCGACTGGGACAGCCAGTCAGAATGGAAGCACGAAGCCGCCGTGCGCGAATGGGCGGCCCGCTACCTCGAAGTGACGCCCCGGCAAATTGCCCTGACCGGCAGCACCACCGAAGGCCTGGGGCTGATCTACGGCGGGCTGAAAATTGCACCGGGGCAGGAAATTCTCACCACCGTGCACGAGCATTCGGCCGCGCGCCATACCCTGGGCTTTCGCACCACGCGTGACGGCACCCCGGTGCGCCGCTTGCGCCTGTTCGACGACCCGGCCAAGGTCAGCAGCGACCAGGTACTGGCCACCATTGCCGGCGCAATTGCGCCGAAAACCCGGGTGCTGGGCATGACCTGGGTGCACTCGGGCAGTGGCGTCAAGCTGCCGGTGGGCGAAATCGGCGCGCTGGTGCGTGAGGTCAACCGCCAGCGTGACGAGCACGACCAGATCATCTACGTGATCGACGGTGTCCATGGTTTTGGCGTCGAGGACATGCGCTTTGCCGACCTCAACTGCGATTACTTCATCGCCGGCACGCACAAGTGGATGTTCGGGCCGCGAGGTACCGGGATCATCTGCGCGGCGTCCACCGAGATTAAGCAACTGACCCCGACCCTTGCCACGTTTTCGCAGAACGAAGACTTCGCCACGGTCATGACGCCTGGGGGCTACCACGCGTTCGAGCATCGCTGGGCGCTGGGCAAGGCATTCGAGTTGCACCTGCAGTTGGGCAAGGCCAAGGTGCAGGCGCGGATTCATGGGCTTAATGACTACCTCCGGCAGCGGCTGCAGGCCCTGCCGGCAATCGAGCTAGTGACACCGCACAGCGCGCGGTATTCAGCGGGGTTCACCTTCTTCCGGGTCAAGGGGCAGGATGCCGATCAGGTGGCCCAGCATCTCAATAGCCAGCGCATTGTGGTGGACGCGGTGTCGCGGGATGTGGGGCCGGTAGTGCGGACGGCGCCCGGGTTGTTGAATACCGAGGCCGAGATCGAGCGGTTGGTGGCGGTGCTGAAGCGCCACCTGCGCGCTTAA
- a CDS encoding cupin-like domain-containing protein, with amino-acid sequence MDLQSILSKLFANAHAVGIEGVFQFVFSQDRAFWAEVRDSSRTGAGRHSAPDVTIELAERDFLGIMGGTANVEELFASARLKITGNMGLATLLPQIISNARRGATATKVSMNQRYPTPARLSERLSAAQPVQREVARIARADMPLARFHNEYLVHGTPVVISDALQDWPLFTMGREASLEHFAELQGITRHGDYVKKTFSTDRDFRSTSMAAFIASLDTPAKPGETPAYMGNNIVPEKLLTLIRYPQYFARDQYIAPRIWIGPKGTLTPLHRDDTDNLFAQVWGQKSFILAAPHQRPALGTWSTSPKGGLDGCDFNPDAPDYQRFPAARDVPFLRVLLQAGDLLFLPEGWFHQVESVSTSLSVNFWVNSGRGG; translated from the coding sequence GTGGACCTTCAGAGCATCCTCAGCAAACTGTTCGCCAACGCCCATGCCGTCGGCATCGAAGGCGTCTTCCAGTTCGTCTTCAGCCAGGACCGGGCGTTTTGGGCGGAGGTGCGCGACAGCAGCCGTACCGGTGCCGGCCGGCACAGCGCCCCGGACGTCACCATCGAGCTGGCCGAACGCGACTTTCTTGGCATCATGGGCGGCACGGCCAACGTCGAGGAGTTGTTCGCCAGCGCGCGCCTGAAGATCACCGGCAATATGGGCTTGGCCACCCTGCTGCCGCAGATCATCAGCAATGCCCGCCGCGGAGCAACGGCGACCAAGGTGTCGATGAACCAACGCTACCCAACGCCGGCGCGCCTCAGTGAACGGCTGTCGGCTGCCCAACCCGTGCAGCGCGAAGTGGCACGCATCGCCCGCGCCGACATGCCGCTGGCGCGCTTCCACAACGAATACCTGGTGCACGGCACACCGGTGGTGATTAGCGACGCCCTGCAGGACTGGCCGCTGTTCACCATGGGCCGCGAGGCCTCGCTGGAGCATTTTGCCGAACTGCAGGGCATCACCCGGCATGGCGATTACGTGAAGAAAACCTTTTCCACTGACCGCGACTTCCGCTCCACCTCCATGGCCGCTTTCATCGCCTCGCTGGACACCCCGGCCAAACCGGGCGAAACCCCGGCCTACATGGGCAACAACATCGTCCCGGAAAAGCTGCTGACGCTGATCCGCTACCCGCAGTATTTCGCCCGCGACCAGTACATTGCTCCGCGCATCTGGATCGGCCCCAAGGGCACCCTCACGCCGCTGCACCGCGACGATACCGACAACCTGTTCGCTCAGGTCTGGGGGCAGAAGTCGTTCATCCTTGCTGCGCCGCATCAGCGCCCGGCCCTGGGCACCTGGTCGACCAGCCCCAAGGGCGGCCTGGACGGCTGCGACTTCAACCCCGACGCGCCGGATTACCAACGCTTCCCGGCGGCGCGCGACGTGCCGTTTCTGCGCGTGCTGCTGCAGGCCGGCGACCTGCTGTTCCTGCCTGAGGGCTGGTTCCACCAAGTGGAGTCGGTGTCCACCTCGTTGTCGGTGAACTTCTGGGTGAATTCTGGGCGCGGGGGGTAG
- a CDS encoding efflux transporter outer membrane subunit — MTLPSRISLLTLCVSLVACSTPPTPTSGVSAPLAWQGEAASPSAHLPTRQWWHAFASRELDRLVQHALHNAHDLAAATARVRQAQARALIAGAPLLPELKLGLDGSRQRLLHGEGNDQLDVSRSEPTSTSFDMQLSASYEIDFWGGLRATRDNALRSLDASRFDRQTVELTLVSAVADSYLQGLAVEEQLRIARLNLRNAQDVLGLVEARQRSGSATRLELAQQRSLVAAQQRQLPLLEQKWQDSRVILATLLGDPVQALPASQEAIANLQWPAIGSGVPSALLTRRPDIAAAEARLAAASANVQVARAAMLPKLTLGANLGAGATSFAHVLDSAYYTLTSGLIAPIFNNGRLRAARELAEAEQAELLEAYRSSILAGFADVEKALNAIEGVDRQRHWQDEELQQARLAFDLAQQRYGAGAETLLSVLETQRTLYVAQDQQAQLRLARLQGSVALYKALGGGWQVER; from the coding sequence ATGACCCTGCCCAGCCGCATCAGCTTGTTGACCCTGTGTGTAAGCCTGGTGGCCTGCAGCACGCCGCCCACCCCCACCAGCGGCGTCAGCGCGCCGCTCGCCTGGCAAGGCGAAGCCGCATCACCCTCGGCACACCTGCCGACGCGCCAGTGGTGGCACGCCTTCGCCAGCCGCGAACTGGACCGCCTGGTGCAGCATGCCCTGCACAATGCCCACGACCTGGCCGCCGCCACCGCGCGCGTGCGCCAAGCCCAGGCCCGCGCGCTCATCGCCGGCGCACCGTTGCTGCCGGAGCTGAAGCTGGGCCTGGACGGCAGCCGCCAACGCCTGCTGCACGGCGAGGGCAACGACCAGCTCGACGTCAGCCGCAGCGAACCCACCAGCACCTCGTTCGACATGCAGCTCAGCGCCAGCTACGAAATCGACTTCTGGGGCGGCCTGCGGGCGACCCGCGACAATGCCCTGCGCAGCCTGGATGCTAGCCGTTTCGACCGCCAGACCGTTGAACTGACCTTGGTCAGCGCGGTGGCCGACAGCTACCTGCAGGGGCTGGCCGTGGAAGAGCAGCTGCGCATCGCCCGCCTGAACCTGCGCAATGCCCAGGACGTGCTGGGGCTGGTCGAGGCACGCCAGCGCAGCGGGTCCGCCACACGCCTGGAGCTGGCTCAGCAGCGCAGCCTGGTAGCCGCCCAGCAACGCCAGTTGCCCTTGCTGGAACAGAAGTGGCAGGACAGCCGGGTCATCCTGGCGACCCTGCTCGGTGACCCCGTGCAGGCGCTGCCCGCCAGCCAGGAAGCGATTGCCAACCTGCAATGGCCGGCCATTGGCAGCGGCGTGCCTAGCGCACTACTCACCCGCCGCCCAGACATTGCCGCCGCCGAAGCACGGCTGGCCGCCGCCAGCGCCAACGTGCAGGTCGCCCGTGCCGCCATGCTGCCCAAGCTCACCCTCGGGGCCAACCTGGGGGCTGGCGCCACTAGCTTTGCCCACGTGCTCGACAGCGCCTACTACACCCTCACCAGCGGCCTGATCGCGCCAATCTTCAACAACGGCCGGCTGCGCGCTGCGCGTGAACTGGCCGAGGCCGAACAGGCGGAATTGCTCGAGGCTTACCGCAGCAGCATCCTGGCCGGCTTTGCCGATGTCGAAAAAGCGCTCAATGCGATCGAGGGGGTGGACCGCCAGCGGCACTGGCAGGATGAAGAGCTGCAGCAGGCGCGGCTGGCATTCGACCTGGCGCAACAGCGTTATGGGGCGGGGGCGGAGACCTTGTTGAGTGTGTTGGAAACCCAGCGCACCTTGTATGTGGCGCAGGACCAGCAGGCGCAACTGCGCTTGGCCCGGTTGCAGGGGAGCGTGGCGTTGTACAAGGCATTGGGTGGGGGGTGGCAAGTCGAGCGCTAG
- a CDS encoding efflux RND transporter periplasmic adaptor subunit, which produces MRPLSNTRRRALLTGLGLLSLGSLLAWKALPYGAQPLSTVAVTRADIESSVTALGTLQPRRYVDVGAQASGQIHTLHVEVGDTVRKGQLLVEIDPSTQQARLDAGRYSIDNLKAQLAEQRAQFQLAQQQLRRQRDLAAAGATRAEDVQTAAAQLKVTQARIDMFQAQIRQAQASLRSDEAELGYTRIYAPMDGTVVAVDAREGQTLNAQQQTPLILRIAKLSPMTVWAQVSEADIGNVTPGMTAYFTTLAGGKRRWTSTVRQVLPIPPKPLEQASQGGGSPASVSNGSAGSQVVQYSVLLDVDNPDGALMAEMTTQVFFVAGQARQVLTVPLAALDDADGTRLAHVLSRDGKVEQRQVRTGLSDRLRVQVLDGLDEGERLVIGAADANGG; this is translated from the coding sequence ATGAGACCTTTATCCAACACCCGTCGCCGAGCCCTGCTCACCGGCCTGGGCCTGCTCAGCCTGGGCAGCCTGCTGGCGTGGAAGGCGCTGCCCTATGGCGCACAGCCGCTCAGCACGGTCGCCGTGACCCGCGCCGACATCGAAAGCAGCGTCACCGCACTGGGCACCCTGCAACCACGGCGCTACGTGGACGTTGGCGCCCAGGCGTCCGGGCAGATCCACACGCTGCACGTCGAAGTCGGCGACACGGTGCGCAAAGGCCAGTTGCTGGTCGAGATCGACCCTTCGACCCAGCAGGCACGGCTGGACGCCGGGCGCTACTCGATCGACAACCTCAAAGCCCAGTTGGCCGAACAGCGCGCGCAGTTCCAACTGGCCCAGCAACAGCTCAGGCGCCAACGCGACCTGGCCGCTGCCGGTGCCACTCGCGCCGAAGACGTGCAAACCGCCGCAGCGCAGCTCAAAGTCACCCAGGCCCGCATCGACATGTTCCAGGCGCAAATCCGCCAGGCCCAGGCCAGCCTGCGCAGCGACGAGGCCGAACTGGGCTACACACGCATCTACGCGCCGATGGACGGCACCGTAGTGGCGGTGGATGCCCGGGAAGGGCAAACCCTCAACGCCCAGCAGCAAACGCCGCTGATCCTGCGCATTGCCAAGCTCTCGCCCATGACGGTGTGGGCCCAGGTGTCAGAGGCCGACATCGGCAATGTCACACCCGGCATGACCGCCTACTTCACCACCCTGGCCGGCGGCAAGCGCCGCTGGACCAGCACCGTGCGGCAAGTGTTGCCGATCCCACCCAAGCCGCTGGAGCAAGCCAGCCAGGGCGGCGGTAGCCCGGCCAGCGTCAGCAATGGCAGCGCCGGCAGCCAGGTGGTGCAGTACAGCGTGTTGCTGGATGTCGACAACCCCGACGGCGCGCTGATGGCCGAGATGACCACCCAAGTGTTCTTTGTTGCAGGCCAAGCCCGCCAAGTGCTGACCGTGCCGCTGGCGGCACTGGACGACGCTGATGGCACGCGCCTGGCGCATGTGCTGAGCCGCGACGGCAAGGTCGAACAGCGCCAGGTACGCACCGGCCTCAGCGACCGCCTACGGGTACAGGTGCTGGACGGCCTCGACGAAGGTGAACGCCTGGTGATCGGCGCCGCCGACGCAAACGGAGGCTAA
- a CDS encoding alpha/beta hydrolase, which produces MALHPDLAAFLELVEFGRLTGKSLPMHAMDVAQARAEFAGSSQVLDPSPPGSVTVSELQIPARDGARLGARLYRQGDAGAALQPVILYLHGGGYVVGSLDSHDSVCRRLAALGEFAVLAADYRLAPEQQFPVALHDVLDAANWLAEQAAAQGLDNRRVVLAGDSVGASLAAVLAITAVEQPEALAFKPLAQLLFYPVTDISCQRDSHREHAEGYLLETPTLEWFYRHYAPQPEQRLDWRVSPLLSTLREPLAPTYLWVAEYDPLHDEGMAYRDWLRAGGTAVTFARGEGLTHDFLRMSGIVGQVEGIYRDVGEWLQAIGGQS; this is translated from the coding sequence ATGGCACTGCACCCTGATTTGGCGGCATTTCTGGAACTGGTCGAATTTGGCCGGCTGACGGGCAAGAGCTTGCCCATGCACGCGATGGATGTGGCCCAGGCGCGCGCCGAGTTCGCCGGCAGTTCGCAGGTGCTCGACCCGAGCCCGCCGGGCAGTGTCACGGTCAGCGAACTGCAAATTCCCGCGCGTGACGGCGCCCGCCTGGGCGCTCGCTTGTATCGCCAGGGCGATGCCGGCGCGGCCTTGCAGCCGGTGATTCTGTACCTGCACGGTGGTGGATACGTGGTCGGCAGCCTCGACTCGCACGACTCGGTGTGCCGCCGCCTGGCGGCCCTGGGCGAGTTCGCGGTGCTGGCGGCGGACTACCGGCTGGCCCCGGAGCAGCAGTTTCCGGTGGCCTTGCACGATGTGCTCGATGCCGCCAACTGGCTGGCCGAACAGGCGGCGGCGCAGGGCCTGGACAACCGCCGGGTGGTGTTGGCGGGGGACAGTGTGGGGGCCAGCCTGGCGGCAGTGTTGGCCATTACGGCGGTCGAGCAGCCTGAGGCGCTGGCGTTCAAGCCGCTGGCGCAGTTGCTGTTCTACCCGGTGACCGATATCTCCTGCCAGCGTGACTCGCATCGCGAGCATGCCGAGGGTTACCTGCTGGAGACGCCCACGCTGGAGTGGTTCTACCGGCATTATGCGCCGCAGCCAGAGCAGCGCCTGGACTGGCGGGTGTCGCCGTTGCTGTCGACGCTGCGCGAGCCGCTGGCGCCGACGTACTTGTGGGTGGCCGAGTATGACCCGTTGCATGACGAAGGCATGGCCTATCGCGACTGGTTGCGGGCGGGCGGGACGGCGGTGACCTTTGCGCGGGGGGAGGGGCTGACCCATGACTTCCTGCGCATGTCGGGGATTGTCGGGCAGGTGGAGGGGATTTATCGAGATGTCGGGGAGTGGCTGCAGGCAATCGGGGGCCAGTCCTGA